One Streptomyces sp. NBC_00223 genomic window carries:
- a CDS encoding tetratricopeptide repeat protein: MPDRTPETHVIDFRAAEQLLAARDPRGAVKLLDSVITAHPENTAARLLRARAFFAAAQLRPAELEFQIVLEREPDNAFAHFALARTLERANRATEAQRHFRLAAALDPRPDYLAAARFDTT, from the coding sequence TTGCCCGACCGGACCCCAGAGACGCATGTCATCGACTTCCGCGCCGCCGAGCAGCTGCTGGCCGCGCGTGACCCGCGTGGTGCCGTCAAGCTGCTCGACTCCGTGATCACCGCCCACCCGGAGAACACCGCGGCCCGGCTGCTGCGCGCCCGCGCGTTCTTCGCCGCGGCCCAACTGCGCCCGGCCGAGCTGGAGTTCCAGATCGTGCTGGAGCGCGAGCCGGACAACGCCTTCGCCCACTTCGCCCTGGCCCGCACCCTGGAGCGCGCCAACCGCGCGACCGAGGCCCAGCGCCACTTCCGGCTCGCCGCCGCCCTCGACCCGCGCCCCGACTATCTGGCCGCGGCCCGCTTCGACACGACCTGA
- the coaE gene encoding dephospho-CoA kinase translates to MLTVGLTGGIGAGKSEVARLLVSYGAVLVDADLIAREVVAPGTEGLAAVVAEFGTDVLTPDGALDRPKLGAIVFTDEERRKALNAIVHPLVARRSALLQQAAGEDAVVVHDVPLLAENGLAPRYDVVIVVDASPATQLDRLVRLRGMTEEEARARMAAQATREERLAVADVVIDNDGPLHALEPQVRAAWDTLTASA, encoded by the coding sequence ATGCTGACAGTGGGGCTGACCGGCGGCATCGGGGCCGGCAAGAGCGAGGTGGCGCGGCTGCTGGTGTCCTACGGGGCCGTGCTGGTCGACGCCGATCTGATCGCCCGCGAGGTCGTGGCGCCCGGTACGGAGGGGCTGGCCGCGGTGGTGGCCGAGTTCGGTACGGATGTGCTGACGCCGGACGGGGCTCTGGACCGGCCGAAGCTCGGCGCGATCGTCTTTACCGACGAGGAGCGGCGCAAGGCGCTCAACGCGATTGTCCATCCGCTGGTCGCCCGCAGGTCGGCGTTGTTGCAGCAGGCCGCGGGCGAGGACGCGGTCGTCGTCCACGATGTGCCGCTGCTGGCCGAGAACGGGCTCGCGCCGCGTTACGACGTGGTGATCGTGGTGGATGCCTCGCCGGCCACGCAGCTCGACCGGCTGGTCCGGCTGCGCGGGATGACCGAGGAGGAGGCGCGGGCGCGGATGGCCGCGCAGGCCACCCGCGAGGAGCGGCTTGCCGTGGCGGACGTCGTGATCGACAACGACGGCCCGCTGCACGCGCTGGAACCCCAGGTCCGCGCCGCCTGGGACACCCTGACCGCCTCGGCGTAG
- a CDS encoding proteasome assembly chaperone family protein, with product MLDPQGLYEYVPGGAEAVDEAVGEAGPVLLYQFEGFMDAGETGEQIAQQLLDRLDNRLIARFDADRLVDYRARRPLMTFERDHWSAYEAPEIDLYLVRDTTGTPFLLLTGSEPDVEWERFATAVLQVVERLGVRLAMNFHGIPMGVPHTRPVGLTPHGNRVDLMPGHRAWFEEAQVPGSAAALIELRLAEAGRDVLGIAAHVPHYLARSPYPDAALAVLETITSTTGLVLPEVAHALRNEAHTVRVEIDRQVAEGDGELVSVVKGLENQYDAVAGAHRRESLIAEPVDLPSADDLAAEFERFLADREDDGR from the coding sequence GTGCTGGATCCGCAAGGACTGTACGAGTACGTGCCGGGCGGGGCCGAGGCCGTCGACGAGGCCGTGGGTGAAGCCGGGCCCGTGCTGCTGTATCAATTCGAGGGGTTCATGGATGCCGGTGAGACCGGTGAACAGATCGCCCAGCAGCTGCTCGACCGGCTCGACAACCGGCTGATCGCGCGGTTCGACGCGGACCGCCTGGTCGACTACCGGGCCCGTCGGCCCCTGATGACCTTCGAGCGCGACCACTGGTCGGCGTACGAGGCCCCGGAGATCGACCTCTATCTGGTCCGTGACACCACCGGCACGCCCTTTCTGCTGCTCACCGGCTCAGAGCCCGATGTGGAGTGGGAGCGCTTCGCCACGGCCGTCCTCCAGGTCGTCGAGCGGCTGGGCGTCCGCCTGGCGATGAACTTCCACGGCATTCCGATGGGCGTCCCGCACACCCGCCCGGTCGGCCTGACCCCGCACGGCAACCGGGTGGACCTGATGCCCGGCCACCGCGCGTGGTTCGAGGAGGCCCAGGTGCCGGGGAGCGCCGCCGCGCTGATCGAGCTGCGGCTCGCCGAGGCCGGGCGCGATGTGCTCGGCATCGCCGCGCATGTGCCGCACTATCTGGCCCGCTCCCCGTACCCGGACGCCGCGCTCGCCGTGCTGGAGACGATCACCTCCACGACCGGTCTGGTGCTGCCCGAGGTCGCCCACGCGCTGCGCAACGAGGCACACACCGTCCGGGTCGAGATCGACCGCCAGGTCGCCGAGGGGGACGGCGAACTCGTCTCGGTGGTCAAGGGACTTGAGAACCAGTACGACGCGGTGGCCGGGGCGCACCGCCGTGAGAGCCTCATCGCCGAGCCCGTCGACCTGCCCTCGGCCGACGACCTCGCGGCGGAGTTCGAACGCTTTCTCGCGGACCGGGAGGACGACGGCCGCTAG
- a CDS encoding right-handed parallel beta-helix repeat-containing protein, which produces MRPHALLTLPAAAALLAAGLVAYAAPAGAAGTGAAGTVEVTTAKELKAALTDAAPGQTIHLADGTYTGNFKVTVSGTASSRITLTGSSQAILTSSGGYGLYLNGASYWTVHGLTVTGGQKGIVTDTAAHVVIDSVTVHGLQMEGVHFRNSSTDAVIENSWIYDTGLERPGYGEGVYVGTANTLSDNSDRAQILNNVIGPNVGAENIDLKEGTTGGLVSGNTFDGSGLSMTNFDDSWVDVKGNNYTITGNHGTHTLNDGYQTHTQQPGWGCGTVFRDNVSDLTGATGATQYGVYVTNYSSGCPTTVYSSNTVTGGHGLTNIAVTP; this is translated from the coding sequence ATGCGACCCCACGCGCTTCTGACCCTGCCCGCAGCAGCCGCACTCCTCGCCGCCGGCCTGGTGGCCTACGCCGCGCCCGCCGGCGCCGCGGGCACCGGCGCCGCGGGCACCGTCGAGGTCACCACGGCCAAAGAGCTCAAGGCCGCGCTGACCGACGCGGCCCCCGGCCAGACCATCCACCTCGCCGACGGCACCTACACCGGCAACTTCAAGGTGACCGTCTCCGGTACAGCGTCCTCCCGGATCACGCTCACCGGCTCGTCGCAGGCGATCCTCACCTCCTCCGGCGGCTACGGACTCTATCTGAACGGCGCGAGCTACTGGACGGTCCACGGTCTGACCGTCACCGGCGGCCAGAAGGGGATCGTCACCGACACCGCCGCCCATGTGGTGATCGACTCGGTGACCGTGCACGGCCTCCAGATGGAGGGGGTGCACTTCCGCAACTCCAGCACCGACGCCGTGATCGAGAACTCATGGATCTACGACACCGGGCTGGAGCGGCCCGGCTACGGCGAGGGCGTCTACGTCGGCACCGCCAACACGCTCTCCGACAACAGCGACCGGGCGCAGATCCTGAACAACGTCATCGGGCCCAACGTCGGCGCCGAGAACATCGACCTCAAGGAAGGCACCACGGGCGGGCTGGTCTCCGGCAACACCTTCGACGGCAGCGGGCTGAGCATGACCAACTTCGACGACTCATGGGTGGACGTGAAGGGCAACAACTACACGATCACCGGCAACCACGGCACCCACACGCTCAACGACGGCTACCAGACGCACACCCAGCAGCCCGGCTGGGGCTGCGGCACGGTCTTCCGGGACAACGTCTCGGACCTGACCGGCGCCACGGGCGCGACCCAGTACGGCGTCTACGTCACCAACTACAGCAGCGGCTGCCCCACCACGGTCTACAGCTCCAACACGGTGACCGGCGGCCACGGTCTGACCAATATCGCCGTCACCCCCTGA
- the rpsA gene encoding 30S ribosomal protein S1 — protein sequence MTSSTEAPRTTPQVAVNDIGNEEAFLAAIDETIKYFNDGDIVDGVIVKVDRDEVLLDIGYKTEGVIPSRELSIKHDVDPNEVVAVGDEIEALVLQKEDKEGRLILSKKRAQYERAWGTIEKIKEEDGIVTGTVIEVVKGGLILDIGLRGFLPASLVEMRRVRDLQPYVGKELEAKIIELDKNRNNVVLSRRAWLEQTQSEVRQTFLTTLQKGQVRSGVVSSIVNFGAFVDLGGVDGLVHVSELSWKHIDHPSEVVEVGQEVTVEVLDVDMDRERVSLSLKATQEDPWQQFARTHQIGQVVPGKVTKLVPFGAFVRVDEGIEGLVHISELAERHVEIPEQVVQVNDEIFVKVIDIDLERRRISLSLKQANESFGSDPASVEFDPTLYGMAASYDDQGNYIYPEGFDPETNDWLEGYEKQREEWEGQYATAQTRFEQHQAQVIKSREADEQAAAEAGSATPSAGAGAGGGGSYSSESDDTSGALASDEALAALREKLAGGQS from the coding sequence ATGACGAGCAGCACCGAGGCCCCTCGTACCACCCCGCAGGTGGCGGTCAACGACATCGGCAACGAGGAAGCCTTCCTCGCCGCGATCGACGAGACGATCAAGTACTTCAACGACGGCGACATCGTCGACGGCGTCATCGTGAAGGTCGACCGGGACGAGGTCCTGCTCGACATCGGTTACAAGACCGAAGGTGTCATCCCCTCCCGCGAACTCTCCATCAAGCACGACGTCGACCCCAACGAGGTCGTCGCCGTGGGCGATGAGATCGAGGCCCTGGTTCTCCAGAAGGAGGACAAGGAAGGCCGCCTGATCCTCTCGAAGAAGCGTGCGCAGTACGAGCGCGCGTGGGGCACGATCGAGAAGATCAAGGAAGAGGACGGCATCGTCACCGGTACCGTCATCGAGGTCGTCAAGGGTGGTCTCATCCTCGACATCGGCCTCCGTGGCTTCCTGCCCGCCTCGCTCGTCGAGATGCGCCGCGTGCGCGACCTCCAGCCCTACGTGGGCAAGGAGCTCGAGGCGAAGATCATCGAGCTGGACAAGAACCGCAACAATGTGGTCCTGTCCCGCCGTGCCTGGCTGGAGCAGACCCAGAGCGAGGTCCGTCAGACCTTCCTCACCACCCTGCAGAAGGGTCAGGTGCGCTCCGGCGTCGTCTCCTCCATCGTCAACTTCGGCGCGTTCGTGGACCTCGGCGGTGTCGACGGTCTGGTGCACGTCTCGGAGCTGTCCTGGAAGCACATCGACCACCCGTCCGAGGTTGTCGAGGTCGGCCAGGAGGTCACGGTCGAGGTTCTGGACGTCGACATGGACCGCGAGCGTGTCTCCCTGTCGCTGAAGGCGACCCAGGAAGACCCGTGGCAGCAGTTCGCCCGGACCCACCAGATCGGGCAGGTCGTCCCCGGCAAGGTCACCAAGCTCGTCCCGTTCGGCGCGTTCGTGCGTGTCGACGAGGGCATCGAGGGCCTGGTGCACATCTCCGAGCTGGCCGAGCGCCACGTGGAGATCCCGGAGCAGGTCGTCCAGGTCAACGACGAGATCTTCGTCAAGGTCATCGACATCGACCTGGAGCGCCGCCGTATCTCGCTGTCGCTCAAGCAGGCCAACGAGTCGTTCGGCTCGGACCCGGCCTCGGTCGAGTTCGACCCGACCCTGTACGGCATGGCCGCGTCGTACGACGACCAGGGGAACTACATCTACCCCGAGGGCTTCGACCCCGAGACCAACGACTGGCTCGAGGGGTACGAGAAGCAGCGCGAGGAGTGGGAAGGCCAGTACGCCACGGCCCAGACCCGCTTCGAGCAGCACCAGGCGCAGGTCATCAAGTCCCGCGAGGCGGACGAGCAGGCGGCGGCCGAGGCCGGCTCCGCGACTCCGTCGGCCGGTGCGGGTGCGGGCGGTGGCGGTTCGTACTCCTCGGAGTCGGACGACACCTCCGGTGCCCTGGCCTCCGACGAGGCCCTGGCGGCCCTGCGCGAGAAGCTGGCCGGCGGCCAGAGCTGA
- a CDS encoding class I SAM-dependent methyltransferase, translating into MIQGPEPEATRRAAGATESSTANRRWWDRNADEYQREHGDFLGDDRFVWGPEGLDEADAGLLGPAGSLKDLSVLEIGAGAAQCSRWLAAQGARPVALDLSHRQLQHARRLAEEQPGTVVPLVQADAGTLPFADASFDLACSAYGALPFVADTARVHREVRRVLRPGGRWVFSVTHPIRWAFPDEPGPEGLTAATSYFDRTPYVEQDDRGLAVYVEHHRTLGDRVREIAAAGLRLVDLVEPEWPSWNEQEWGGWSPLRGALLPGTAIFVCAAP; encoded by the coding sequence ATGATCCAAGGACCCGAACCCGAAGCGACCCGGCGTGCGGCCGGAGCGACCGAGAGCAGCACGGCCAATCGCCGCTGGTGGGACCGGAACGCCGACGAGTACCAGCGCGAGCACGGCGACTTCCTGGGCGACGACCGTTTCGTCTGGGGCCCCGAGGGCCTGGACGAGGCGGACGCCGGGCTGCTCGGGCCCGCGGGGAGCCTCAAGGACCTGTCCGTGCTGGAGATCGGCGCCGGCGCCGCCCAGTGCTCGCGCTGGCTGGCCGCCCAGGGTGCGCGTCCGGTCGCCCTCGACCTCTCGCACCGCCAGCTCCAGCACGCCCGGCGGCTCGCCGAGGAGCAGCCCGGCACCGTCGTCCCCCTGGTGCAGGCCGACGCCGGGACGCTGCCGTTCGCCGACGCCTCCTTCGACCTGGCCTGTTCCGCGTACGGCGCGCTGCCCTTCGTCGCGGACACCGCCCGGGTGCACCGCGAGGTACGGCGGGTGCTGCGGCCCGGCGGGCGCTGGGTCTTCTCGGTCACCCACCCGATCCGCTGGGCGTTCCCCGACGAGCCGGGCCCCGAGGGGCTGACCGCCGCCACCTCCTACTTCGACCGCACGCCCTACGTCGAGCAGGACGACCGGGGCCTCGCCGTCTACGTCGAGCACCACCGCACGCTGGGCGACCGGGTCCGCGAGATCGCCGCGGCGGGCCTGCGGCTGGTCGACCTGGTCGAGCCCGAGTGGCCGTCCTGGAACGAGCAGGAGTGGGGCGGCTGGTCCCCCCTGCGCGGCGCCCTGCTGCCGGGCACGGCGATCTTCGTCTGCGCCGCGCCGTGA
- a CDS encoding ATP-dependent RNA helicase, whose translation MIGAALRAEGRRLPVASVVPDLLAALDSHGAAVLAAPTGTGKTTLVPLLLADAADGIGRVVVAEPRRMAARAAARRMAWLLGEPVGGTVGFTVRGERRVSDRTAVEVVTTGVLLQRLQRDPELAGVGTVMLDECHERHLDADTAMAFLLDVRAALRPELRLVAASATTDTAAWAALVGGPVVEAADVLHPVAVRWAPPDRPVRPPHGMRVDPALLDHVAATVRRALREHDGDVLCFLPGTGEIARVAGLLGSGLGADVLQLHGRAPAAVQDAALAPGERRRVLLATSVAESSLTVPGVRVVVDSGLAREPRTDHARGLGALTTVRVSRAAADQRAGRAGREAPGTVYRCWTEAEQARLPRRPAPEIALADLTSFALQAACWGDPDASGLGLLDPPPPGAMAAARATLLGLGAVDASGRALDRGRRLARIGVHPRLARALLDAADAVGPTRAAELTALLSEELPASYGPDLTAAWRTARRADDPYATRWRAETRRLESSSRPKNLRGSDSPGEGGPGSGRPGDTAGAGRTGGGAGAGRGLGDDAAAGLVVALAFPERVARRRGAGVYLMAGGTAAEVGPGFGDAEWIAVAVADRGVGKAAARVRVAAVIDERTARQAAAGLLESYEEVRWAQGDVVARRVERLGAIELASAPLRRADPELVRAALVEGLRAEGTGRLRWSREARDLRLRMEFVRRVLGDPWPDVSEEALLARAEQWLGGELASARRRADLERIDAGAALNRLLPWASGAAGRFGELAPERIEVPSGSRVRVDYSGEQPVLAVKLQELFGLRETPRVAGVPVLVHLLSPAGRPAAVTADLASFWREGYRAVRAELRGRYPRHPWPEDPSTAAPTRHVKARGR comes from the coding sequence GTGATCGGGGCGGCGCTGCGGGCCGAGGGGCGGCGGCTGCCGGTCGCGTCCGTCGTACCCGACCTGCTGGCCGCGCTCGACTCCCACGGCGCCGCCGTGCTGGCGGCGCCGACCGGCACCGGCAAGACCACCCTCGTACCGCTCCTACTGGCCGATGCCGCCGACGGCATCGGACGGGTGGTGGTCGCCGAGCCGCGCCGGATGGCCGCGCGGGCCGCCGCCCGGCGGATGGCGTGGCTGCTGGGCGAGCCGGTCGGCGGCACGGTCGGCTTCACCGTGCGCGGCGAGCGGCGGGTCTCGGACCGTACGGCCGTGGAGGTCGTCACCACCGGCGTACTGCTCCAGCGGCTCCAGCGCGACCCCGAACTGGCCGGCGTCGGCACGGTGATGCTCGACGAGTGCCACGAACGCCATCTCGACGCCGACACCGCGATGGCCTTCCTGCTGGACGTACGGGCCGCCCTGCGGCCGGAACTGCGGCTCGTCGCCGCTTCTGCCACGACCGACACGGCGGCCTGGGCGGCGCTGGTCGGCGGCCCGGTGGTCGAGGCCGCGGACGTACTGCACCCGGTCGCCGTACGGTGGGCGCCGCCGGACCGGCCGGTCCGCCCGCCGCACGGCATGCGCGTCGACCCCGCGCTGCTCGACCACGTGGCGGCGACCGTACGGCGGGCGCTGCGCGAGCACGACGGGGACGTGCTGTGCTTTCTGCCCGGGACCGGGGAGATCGCCCGGGTGGCCGGGCTGCTCGGGTCCGGGCTCGGCGCGGACGTGCTGCAACTGCACGGGCGGGCGCCGGCCGCCGTACAGGACGCGGCGCTCGCGCCCGGCGAGCGGCGGCGCGTACTGCTGGCGACGTCGGTGGCCGAGTCCAGCCTGACCGTGCCCGGGGTGCGGGTCGTGGTGGACAGCGGGCTGGCCCGGGAGCCGCGTACCGACCACGCGCGCGGCCTGGGCGCGCTGACCACCGTACGGGTCTCGCGGGCCGCCGCCGATCAGCGCGCCGGACGGGCCGGGCGGGAGGCGCCCGGTACGGTCTACCGCTGCTGGACCGAGGCCGAGCAGGCCCGGCTGCCGCGCAGGCCCGCGCCCGAGATCGCGCTCGCCGATCTGACCTCCTTCGCGTTGCAGGCCGCGTGCTGGGGCGACCCGGACGCCTCGGGCCTGGGCCTGCTCGACCCGCCGCCGCCCGGTGCGATGGCCGCCGCCCGCGCCACGCTGCTCGGCCTCGGCGCGGTCGACGCGTCCGGCCGCGCGCTGGACCGGGGGCGGCGGCTGGCCCGGATCGGGGTGCACCCGCGGCTGGCCCGGGCGCTGCTGGACGCGGCCGACGCGGTCGGCCCGACCCGCGCCGCCGAGCTGACCGCGCTGCTCAGCGAGGAGCTGCCCGCGTCGTACGGCCCCGATCTGACCGCCGCGTGGCGTACGGCCCGCCGCGCCGACGACCCCTACGCGACGCGCTGGCGCGCCGAGACCCGCCGCCTGGAGTCCTCCTCGCGCCCCAAGAACCTGCGGGGATCCGACTCACCCGGTGAAGGCGGGCCGGGGTCGGGGCGGCCCGGCGACACGGCAGGGGCCGGACGGACCGGGGGCGGCGCGGGCGCCGGCCGGGGGCTCGGTGACGACGCTGCCGCGGGGCTCGTCGTGGCGTTGGCGTTTCCGGAGCGGGTGGCGCGGCGGCGCGGGGCCGGGGTGTATCTGATGGCGGGCGGGACCGCCGCCGAGGTCGGGCCGGGGTTCGGGGACGCCGAGTGGATCGCGGTGGCGGTCGCCGACCGAGGGGTGGGGAAGGCGGCGGCCCGGGTACGGGTGGCGGCCGTCATCGACGAGCGGACCGCGCGGCAGGCCGCCGCCGGCCTGCTGGAGTCGTACGAGGAGGTGCGGTGGGCCCAGGGCGACGTGGTGGCCCGCCGGGTGGAACGGCTGGGGGCGATCGAGCTGGCCTCGGCCCCACTGCGCCGGGCCGACCCGGAACTCGTACGGGCCGCCCTGGTCGAGGGCCTGCGCGCGGAGGGTACGGGGCGGCTGCGGTGGTCGCGCGAGGCCCGGGACCTGCGGCTGCGGATGGAGTTCGTCCGGCGGGTGCTCGGCGATCCGTGGCCGGACGTGTCGGAGGAGGCACTGCTCGCGCGGGCCGAACAGTGGCTCGGCGGCGAACTGGCGTCGGCGCGGCGCCGGGCGGACCTGGAACGGATCGACGCCGGGGCCGCGTTGAACCGGCTGCTCCCGTGGGCGAGCGGCGCGGCCGGGCGGTTCGGGGAGTTGGCGCCGGAGCGGATCGAGGTGCCCAGCGGCTCGCGGGTCCGGGTCGACTACAGCGGCGAGCAGCCCGTACTGGCCGTGAAACTCCAGGAGTTGTTCGGGCTTCGGGAGACCCCGCGGGTGGCGGGCGTACCGGTGCTCGTCCATCTGCTGTCGCCCGCGGGGCGGCCCGCGGCCGTGACGGCGGACCTGGCGTCCTTCTGGCGCGAGGGGTATCGGGCGGTGCGGGCCGAACTGCGCGGCCGCTACCCCCGGCACCCGTGGCCCGAGGACCCCTCGACGGCGGCCCCGACCCGCCACGTCAAGGCCCGCGGCCGCTGA
- a CDS encoding lytic transglycosylase domain-containing protein produces the protein MAAAAMAALSASQAPGFLPVAHASTHGSQSVVTPPPGPEIDGGSPLYVTALPPLNTPTAPADPTAGAPGGDPVISVPAGGASLPATVFDAYQRAQQAVAETNPGCHLPWELLAAIGQVESGQARGGAVDANGTTYSPILGPVLNGNGFADISDTDSGAYDGDPVHDRAVGPMQFIPSTWATWGADGNGDGVRNPNNIYDAALAAAHYLCADGRDLAVPSDMDRAILGYNHSQAYLDLVKSWYEHFRQGGAVAVPDRAGTPGPGVSASPSAPNPSTSPSPSTSPSPSTSPRPTATATGTVKPTQGSTPKPTTSPTGVPVTEPTTGAPTGPATTDPTTGTPTDPTTTPGCPTDPTPTQTPTDSGEVIQPPTVTEPPADDTADADAQDPKAQDPTPDPCGTDTDAADPSGTPSPTDTAGAAAGPAITNEP, from the coding sequence GTGGCCGCTGCGGCGATGGCCGCGCTGAGCGCGTCGCAGGCACCGGGCTTTCTGCCGGTGGCCCACGCGTCCACGCACGGGTCGCAGTCGGTGGTGACGCCGCCGCCGGGGCCGGAGATCGACGGTGGTTCGCCGCTGTACGTCACCGCGCTGCCCCCGCTGAACACCCCCACCGCGCCCGCTGATCCGACGGCCGGTGCCCCGGGCGGCGACCCGGTGATCTCCGTGCCGGCCGGTGGCGCGAGTCTGCCCGCGACGGTGTTCGACGCCTATCAGCGGGCGCAGCAGGCCGTCGCCGAGACCAATCCCGGCTGCCATCTGCCGTGGGAACTGCTCGCCGCGATCGGCCAGGTCGAGTCGGGCCAGGCCCGCGGCGGCGCGGTCGACGCGAACGGTACGACGTACTCGCCGATCCTGGGCCCGGTGCTCAACGGAAACGGTTTTGCCGACATCAGCGACACCGACAGCGGCGCCTACGACGGGGACCCGGTGCACGACCGGGCGGTCGGGCCCATGCAGTTCATCCCCTCGACCTGGGCGACGTGGGGCGCGGACGGCAACGGTGACGGGGTGCGCAACCCCAACAACATCTACGACGCCGCGCTGGCCGCCGCCCACTACCTGTGCGCCGACGGCCGTGACCTGGCCGTGCCGAGCGACATGGACCGCGCGATCCTCGGCTACAACCACTCGCAGGCGTATCTGGACCTGGTGAAGTCCTGGTACGAGCACTTCCGGCAGGGCGGCGCGGTCGCGGTGCCCGACCGCGCGGGCACACCCGGTCCCGGTGTGTCGGCCTCGCCGTCCGCGCCGAACCCGTCGACCAGCCCGTCGCCGTCGACGAGCCCTTCGCCGTCGACCAGCCCGCGGCCGACGGCCACCGCGACCGGTACGGTCAAGCCGACGCAGGGCTCGACGCCGAAGCCCACGACCAGCCCCACGGGTGTGCCGGTCACCGAGCCCACCACCGGCGCGCCGACGGGCCCGGCCACCACGGACCCGACGACGGGGACGCCCACGGACCCGACGACCACGCCGGGCTGCCCGACGGACCCGACGCCCACGCAGACGCCGACCGACAGCGGCGAGGTCATCCAGCCGCCGACGGTCACCGAGCCGCCGGCCGACGACACGGCGGACGCCGACGCCCAGGACCCGAAGGCGCAGGACCCGACACCGGACCCGTGCGGCACGGACACGGATGCCGCGGACCCGTCCGGGACGCCGAGCCCGACGGACACCGCGGGCGCGGCGGCCGGCCCCGCGATCACCAACGAGCCCTGA